In the Chromatiaceae bacterium genome, one interval contains:
- the prmB gene encoding 50S ribosomal protein L3 N(5)-glutamine methyltransferase, with translation MRDPGANALLTLRDWVRWGASRFNEAGLHFGHGTDNALDEALALVLHVLHLGHEMPDGYLDARVTTDEADEIMQLFQARIERRVPAAYLIGEMRFAGLDFFVDRNVLIPRSPIAELIGERFAPWLEDDQVGSVLDLCCGSGCIGIACAYAFADALVDLSDVSPAALDVAVRNIERHRLEARVRALRADVYDGLDGERYDLIVSNPPYVSRAEMEGLPAEYRHEPALALEAGEDGMDVVSRILAGGADYLRPGGIMVVEVGASADLLMARYPDVPFLWLDFERGGDGVFLLTAEQLEEFREVFEEGEE, from the coding sequence ATGCGAGATCCGGGCGCGAACGCGCTGTTGACGCTGCGCGACTGGGTGCGCTGGGGGGCGAGCCGATTCAACGAGGCCGGGTTACATTTCGGTCATGGTACGGACAATGCGCTGGACGAGGCGCTGGCCCTGGTCCTGCATGTGCTGCACCTCGGACACGAAATGCCGGACGGTTATCTCGACGCACGGGTGACGACGGACGAGGCCGACGAGATCATGCAGTTGTTTCAGGCGCGCATAGAACGCCGCGTGCCGGCCGCGTACCTGATCGGTGAGATGCGTTTTGCGGGTCTGGACTTTTTCGTCGACAGGAACGTGCTGATTCCGCGTTCACCGATTGCCGAATTGATCGGCGAGCGGTTTGCGCCCTGGCTGGAAGACGATCAGGTCGGAAGCGTGCTCGATCTGTGCTGTGGCAGCGGTTGCATTGGAATTGCGTGCGCATACGCATTTGCCGATGCATTGGTTGACCTGAGCGATGTTTCGCCCGCAGCGCTCGACGTCGCCGTGCGGAATATCGAGCGACATCGCCTGGAGGCCAGGGTAAGGGCGCTGCGTGCGGACGTATACGACGGACTGGACGGCGAGCGCTATGACCTGATTGTCAGCAATCCGCCCTATGTCAGCCGGGCGGAAATGGAGGGGCTGCCCGCGGAATACCGACATGAGCCCGCATTGGCCCTGGAGGCGGGCGAGGACGGGATGGACGTGGTGTCACGCATCCTTGCGGGGGGCGCCGACTACCTGCGGCCCGGTGGTATCATGGTCGTCGAAGTCGGGGCAAGCGCCGATCTGTTGATGGCGCGGTATCCCGACGTTCCGTTTTTGTGGCTGGATTTCGAACGCGGCGGCGATGGTGTATTTCTTCTGACAGCGGAACAGTTGGAGGAATTTCGCGAGGTCTTCGAGGAGGGTGAGGAATGA
- a CDS encoding HAMP domain-containing protein, protein MPRIHHSLKFQIGVAISLLTTLFAASTLYSLHVIDQQQADDALVRLAGRLQFNQQQLTVQAMRYQENAPRDYPSYNRDLRLYFEDLKNTRAKLTEAIEAFAANRFDVSLTGDSMAMPPRLPARSHAIAGELAETWNDFSRKLDEKIGPDLDEPRLEWAAQWISENDAALESIAQRLSGTLRNDVADRAARANLINRSLLLSALLVALGTAWWFYRRVLAPLTAAVDGFKQVANGDFAHKVPISHDNEIGWLAQSFNHLSDRMDALRKLLTRLEQGADLEATLRTLSELLPPLIPVDWIGVLVRGPDGLIHLEMAFSDGRPDTVGSLSFEPDRTLLEECINSREPLHIPDVREMATLSPSYVFLQRLADRGRRDAIMLPIGGGAAIQGVAVFASRYPNNFRSEHLALLRNLGVLLGISLGRTIQLVESSRLATIGQFASGIAHEIRNPLGTIGLALEYLQSLDGLPDAATKRLAIASGEVSRLERLLADMLTYAKPLPLSRRPDDLPALVAETAATEMSEAQPIEVHASACPAVAMDRDRMRQVLLNLLHNAQHASPEGTAVRVRCEPGVPGWVEVRVSNAGPPIPEKIMERIFEPFVTTKATGTGLGLAIVHRIVRAHAGQINLVTGTPDGTTVTVRLPTAQGGTEASDVAEAQDRIPRSSTSA, encoded by the coding sequence GTGCCGAGAATCCATCATTCACTGAAATTCCAGATCGGCGTCGCCATCTCGCTGCTGACCACGCTGTTCGCGGCGTCGACCCTCTACTCGCTGCACGTCATCGACCAGCAGCAGGCCGACGATGCCCTTGTGCGCCTGGCCGGCAGGTTGCAGTTCAACCAGCAGCAACTGACGGTGCAGGCGATGCGCTATCAGGAGAATGCGCCACGCGACTACCCGAGCTACAACCGCGATCTGCGCCTGTATTTCGAAGACCTGAAGAACACGCGCGCCAAACTGACAGAGGCGATCGAGGCCTTCGCCGCCAATCGTTTCGACGTTTCGCTCACCGGCGATTCCATGGCCATGCCTCCGCGTTTGCCAGCGCGTTCCCATGCGATCGCAGGCGAGCTCGCCGAGACCTGGAACGACTTCTCGCGGAAGCTGGACGAAAAGATAGGACCGGATCTGGACGAACCGCGTCTCGAATGGGCGGCCCAGTGGATCTCCGAAAACGATGCGGCACTTGAATCGATCGCACAGCGCCTGTCGGGTACGCTGCGGAATGACGTCGCCGACCGAGCGGCACGGGCCAACCTGATCAACCGCTCGCTGTTGCTGAGCGCGCTACTGGTCGCGTTAGGCACTGCATGGTGGTTCTACAGGCGCGTGCTCGCCCCACTGACGGCGGCCGTCGACGGATTCAAACAGGTCGCCAATGGCGATTTCGCGCACAAGGTGCCGATCTCCCACGACAACGAGATCGGCTGGCTGGCACAGTCCTTCAACCATCTGTCGGATCGCATGGATGCGCTGCGCAAGCTGCTGACCCGGCTCGAACAGGGTGCCGATCTCGAGGCGACGTTGCGCACTTTGTCGGAACTGCTGCCGCCACTGATCCCGGTCGACTGGATTGGCGTGTTGGTGCGCGGGCCGGACGGCTTGATTCACCTTGAGATGGCATTCAGCGACGGGCGCCCTGATACCGTTGGCTCGCTCAGTTTCGAACCTGACCGGACCCTGCTGGAGGAATGCATCAATAGCCGGGAACCGCTCCATATCCCCGACGTCCGCGAGATGGCCACGCTCTCTCCAAGCTACGTATTCCTGCAGCGCCTGGCCGACCGCGGGCGGCGCGACGCGATCATGCTGCCGATCGGCGGCGGTGCAGCGATCCAGGGCGTCGCGGTGTTCGCCAGCCGTTATCCGAACAATTTCCGCAGCGAGCATCTCGCGTTGCTGCGCAATCTGGGCGTCCTGCTCGGCATCAGTCTGGGCCGCACGATCCAGTTGGTCGAAAGCAGCCGGCTGGCGACAATCGGCCAATTCGCTTCCGGGATCGCCCACGAGATCCGCAATCCGCTCGGCACGATCGGATTGGCGCTGGAGTACCTGCAGTCACTCGACGGCCTGCCCGATGCCGCAACCAAACGCCTGGCGATCGCCAGCGGCGAAGTCTCCAGACTCGAGCGTCTGTTGGCCGACATGCTGACGTATGCGAAACCACTCCCACTCTCCCGGCGCCCGGACGACCTCCCGGCACTGGTCGCGGAGACGGCGGCAACCGAGATGAGCGAGGCGCAACCGATCGAGGTACATGCGTCGGCCTGTCCGGCCGTCGCGATGGACCGTGACCGCATGCGCCAGGTGCTCTTGAACCTGCTGCACAACGCGCAGCATGCATCTCCGGAAGGGACTGCGGTACGGGTGCGGTGCGAGCCTGGCGTACCCGGCTGGGTGGAGGTACGTGTCAGCAACGCCGGCCCGCCCATTCCCGAGAAAATCATGGAACGGATCTTCGAACCCTTCGTCACGACCAAGGCCACCGGCACCGGTCTGGGACTCGCGATCGTCCACAGGATCGTTCGCGCCCATGCAGGTCAGATCAACCTCGTGACGGGGACGCCTGACGGCACCACGGTCACAGTGCGGCTGCCGACGGCACAAGGGGGTACGGAGGCTTCAGACGTCGCGGAGGCGCAGGACCGGATCCCCAGGTCGTCGACCTCCGCGTGA
- a CDS encoding Rrf2 family transcriptional regulator, whose product MRLSTKGRYAVTAMLDLALNGTQGPVTLADISENQGISLSYLEQLFAALRSKGLVRGVRGPGGGYYLGRESDEISIADIICAVDEWVEFTRCKGRQNCQDGQRCLTHSLWDDLSQQIFVFLSDITLHDLVQRGEMREAARREKKAASQVVGLKHQAA is encoded by the coding sequence ATGAGACTCTCAACCAAAGGACGCTATGCCGTTACCGCCATGCTGGACCTGGCGCTGAACGGTACCCAGGGCCCTGTGACCCTTGCGGATATCTCCGAGAACCAGGGCATCTCCCTGTCGTATCTCGAGCAGCTGTTTGCTGCGCTGCGTAGCAAGGGGCTTGTGCGCGGTGTCCGTGGACCGGGGGGCGGCTACTATCTGGGTCGCGAATCGGACGAGATCTCGATCGCCGACATCATCTGCGCGGTCGATGAATGGGTCGAGTTCACGCGCTGTAAAGGTCGGCAGAATTGCCAGGACGGTCAGCGCTGCCTCACGCACAGCCTGTGGGACGATCTGAGCCAACAGATCTTTGTGTTCCTCAGCGACATCACCTTGCACGATCTCGTGCAGCGCGGTGAGATGCGCGAGGCTGCGCGGCGCGAGAAGAAGGCCGCGTCACAGGTCGTCGGTCTCAAGCACCAGGCCGCCTGA
- a CDS encoding DUF1249 domain-containing protein: MQRPNNAPIDNWLDDNPTVGGLLDLCEENYRHLHSLVPQLKRLRGEHRSRRPDHQDLHLTIIEQTPYTTLLRLTYRFANDADGLSEPDAVLRVYHDARQVEVEDLRQQVLPTRRLYEAPGLRNKWRLNLFVSRWLAFCLRQGHLFVDDVTRLHRSACDLS; the protein is encoded by the coding sequence ATGCAGCGTCCGAACAACGCACCTATCGATAACTGGCTCGATGACAACCCAACGGTCGGGGGGTTGCTCGACCTGTGCGAAGAAAATTACCGGCATCTGCACAGTCTGGTACCCCAGTTGAAGCGACTGCGTGGTGAGCACCGGTCTAGGCGTCCGGACCACCAGGATCTCCACCTCACCATCATCGAACAGACCCCCTACACGACCCTGTTGCGGCTGACCTACCGTTTCGCGAATGACGCCGATGGGCTCTCGGAACCGGATGCGGTGCTGCGCGTCTACCACGACGCTCGCCAGGTCGAGGTCGAGGACCTGCGTCAGCAAGTGCTGCCGACGCGCCGCCTCTACGAGGCACCGGGGTTGCGCAACAAGTGGCGGCTCAACCTGTTCGTCTCGCGCTGGCTTGCGTTCTGTCTCCGCCAGGGACATCTGTTCGTCGACGATGTCACCCGCCTGCATCGGTCCGCCTGCGACCTCAGTTGA
- the trxA gene encoding thioredoxin: MAVVELTKENFEEVVTNNDFVIVDFWAPWCGPCRSFAPTYEKVSEDHADVVFAKVNTEEEHEIAGHFQIRSIPTLMIFRDKIIIFSEAGALPESAFRELVSKAGELDMDEVRRQVAEQQSGHA; encoded by the coding sequence ATGGCAGTCGTCGAGTTGACCAAGGAAAATTTCGAAGAGGTCGTCACCAACAATGACTTCGTGATCGTCGACTTCTGGGCGCCCTGGTGTGGTCCGTGCCGGTCGTTCGCTCCCACCTATGAGAAGGTGTCCGAAGATCACGCCGACGTCGTATTCGCCAAGGTGAACACCGAAGAGGAACACGAGATTGCGGGACATTTTCAGATCCGGTCGATCCCGACGCTGATGATCTTTCGTGACAAGATCATTATCTTCAGCGAAGCCGGCGCGCTGCCGGAATCGGCGTTCCGGGAACTGGTCTCGAAGGCCGGCGAACTCGACATGGACGAGGTGCGCCGACAGGTAGCCGAACAGCAATCCGGCCACGCCTAG
- the adk gene encoding adenylate kinase encodes MRVILLGGPGAGKGTQANYIKERYGIPQISTGDMLRAHVKAGTELGVAAKKIMDEGGLVSDDIIMGMVKERIKEDDCKAGYLFDGFPRTIPQAEALKEAGVPIDAVVEIDVPDAEIIKRMSGRRVHLASGRTYHVVFNPPKTEGVDDVTGEPLIQRDDDQEETVKARLKVYHDQTEPLIAFYSKEAQAGNCKYVKINGVGSVDDIRGQIFSGLDG; translated from the coding sequence ATGCGCGTCATTCTTCTCGGCGGCCCTGGTGCCGGCAAAGGCACTCAAGCCAACTACATCAAAGAGCGTTACGGGATCCCGCAGATCTCCACCGGCGACATGCTGCGTGCGCACGTGAAGGCGGGCACCGAACTGGGCGTCGCGGCCAAAAAGATCATGGACGAGGGCGGTCTGGTCTCCGACGACATCATCATGGGGATGGTCAAGGAACGCATCAAAGAGGACGACTGCAAGGCCGGCTACCTGTTCGACGGCTTCCCGCGCACCATTCCGCAGGCAGAAGCGCTCAAGGAGGCCGGGGTGCCGATCGATGCGGTCGTCGAGATCGATGTGCCGGACGCAGAGATCATCAAGCGCATGTCGGGGCGCCGGGTCCATCTGGCCTCGGGTCGCACCTATCACGTGGTGTTCAATCCGCCGAAAACCGAAGGCGTCGACGACGTGACCGGCGAGCCGCTGATTCAGCGAGACGACGACCAGGAAGAGACCGTGAAGGCGCGCCTCAAGGTCTACCACGACCAGACCGAGCCGCTGATTGCGTTCTACAGCAAAGAGGCGCAGGCCGGTAACTGCAAGTACGTCAAGATCAACGGCGTCGGTAGCGTCGACGACATTCGCGGACAGATTTTTTCCGGTCTGGACGGCTGA
- a CDS encoding cyclic nucleotide-binding domain-containing protein, which translates to MPTIVDVLRDPHLLESGVAQRLPFEAGQTIIVEGAEDRCVYLIERGSVRVSGRVEIEDHRHIQPGLCDLGAGEVFGELSLFESAPRSASVIAVEPCELLVFDAEALSRYFETHPERGYVVLKDLFGVLNRRLRQADRRVGSLFAWGLKAHGIDRHL; encoded by the coding sequence ATGCCCACCATCGTAGACGTTCTGCGCGATCCCCATTTGCTCGAGAGCGGGGTCGCACAGAGGCTTCCATTCGAGGCCGGACAGACGATCATCGTCGAAGGTGCCGAAGACCGCTGTGTCTACCTCATCGAGCGGGGCAGCGTGCGTGTCAGTGGACGCGTCGAAATCGAGGATCATCGACACATCCAACCCGGCCTCTGCGACCTGGGTGCCGGCGAGGTATTTGGCGAACTGAGCCTGTTCGAATCCGCGCCGCGCAGTGCCTCGGTGATCGCCGTCGAGCCGTGCGAGCTGCTGGTGTTCGACGCCGAAGCCCTTTCGCGGTATTTCGAGACCCACCCCGAGCGCGGCTACGTGGTGCTCAAAGACCTGTTCGGCGTGCTCAATCGGCGCCTGCGGCAGGCCGACCGGCGTGTTGGATCGCTGTTTGCCTGGGGACTCAAGGCGCACGGCATCGACCGCCACCTTTAG